The Magnolia sinica isolate HGM2019 chromosome 9, MsV1, whole genome shotgun sequence genome contains a region encoding:
- the LOC131255070 gene encoding sister chromatid cohesion protein PDS5 homolog A-like, translating into MGYSETLSHEPEESSLLVENDERNSVGNFKSPMGANKKRKRRSIARLAKCSTKRSEKHDLELVGCRFKVWWPIDKQFYEGVVQSYNPGKKKRVILYDDGDVEVLQLDKEQWEVISEGSEPNKLLKSSNVSPSKGMSAKEEKSRTHGASRRNKNPYKKFRRKTTIKKNVKNSHFGMSETNIGANASNYAEGRAKPPPL; encoded by the exons ATGGGTTATTCAGAAACTCTCAGCCATGAGCCAGAG GAGTCCTCTTTGCTGGTAGAAAATGATGAAAGGAACTCGGTTGGTAATTTCAAGAGCCCCATGGGTGCTAACAAAAAGCGTAAAAGACGAAGTATTGCCAGATTGGCAAAG TGTTCAACAAAGAGATCTGAAAAACACGACTTGGAATTGGTTGGATGCAGATTTAAAGTTTGGTGGCCAATAGATAAACA GTTTTATGAAGGTGTTGTGCAATCTTATAACCCAGGAAAGAAGAAACGTGTG ATACTATATGACGATGGAGATGTGGAAGTTCTCCAGTTAGATAAGGAGCAGTGGGAGGTTATTAGTGAAGGTTCTGAGCCTAACAAG CTACTTAAATCATCGAATGTTTCCCCATCCAAAGGAAT GTCAGCCAAGGAGGAAAAAAGTAGGACGCATGGTGCCTCAAGACGAAATAAGAATCCTTATAAGAA ATTCAGGAGGAAAACAACTATAAAGAAAAATGTAAAGAATAGCCATTTTGGAATGTCAGAAACCAACATTGGTGCTAATGCTAGCAATTACGCTGAAGGAAGAGCTAAACCACCACCACTTTAA